The following proteins are encoded in a genomic region of Deltaproteobacteria bacterium:
- a CDS encoding glycosyltransferase family 2 protein, translating into MLKISTNQICAVVVSYNPEESIISNVEALLLQLKKVIVVDNNSGEPSLQYLKEIEKKPGVHVIYNDKNLGIATALNIGAQIVIREGYLWLATFDDDSLVTTGYFESLLRACESYKDRDKVAIISPIYHDKRSGVQYIIANQKTSDGLKPYKIDVTMTSGNLVKTSHIKNIGFYDESLFIDYVDYDFCLRASKLGYQIIQTGTAVLLHSLGQLKRHTLFGKSFHTMQYNKMRRYYQTRNRLILIRRHWTHKPSLLLREATLFIKDIIRIAFFEDDSREKMVYFSRGFIDGLKGRKGKRYS; encoded by the coding sequence ATGCTGAAGATTTCTACAAATCAAATCTGCGCGGTTGTTGTATCTTACAACCCTGAAGAATCCATCATCAGCAATGTTGAAGCCCTGCTATTACAACTGAAAAAAGTTATTGTCGTTGATAACAACTCTGGGGAACCCTCTCTCCAGTATCTTAAAGAAATTGAAAAAAAGCCGGGGGTTCATGTCATCTACAATGACAAGAATTTAGGAATCGCTACCGCCTTAAATATCGGCGCGCAGATTGTTATCCGTGAAGGATATCTTTGGTTGGCCACCTTTGACGATGACAGCCTTGTTACAACAGGCTATTTTGAGAGCCTTCTTCGCGCCTGTGAAAGCTACAAGGATAGAGACAAAGTGGCAATTATCTCCCCTATTTATCATGACAAAAGAAGCGGTGTACAATACATCATCGCTAATCAAAAAACTTCGGATGGCTTAAAACCGTACAAAATTGATGTCACAATGACTTCCGGTAATCTTGTAAAGACTTCTCATATTAAAAATATCGGTTTTTATGATGAATCTTTATTCATTGATTATGTAGACTACGACTTCTGCCTGCGAGCTTCAAAACTTGGTTATCAAATCATTCAAACCGGTACGGCAGTTCTTCTTCACAGTCTCGGTCAGCTTAAAAGACACACTCTCTTTGGGAAATCATTTCACACGATGCAGTATAATAAAATGAGAAGATACTACCAAACACGAAATCGCCTTATTTTGATCCGCCGGCACTGGACACACAAGCCAAGCCTTCTTCTAAGAGAAGCAACCCTTTTTATCAAAGATATTATCCGAATAGCATTTTTTGAAGATGACTCTAGGGAGAAAATGGTCTACTTCTCAAGAGGATTCATTGACGGATTAAAAGGTCGAAAGGGAAAGAGATACTCGTAA
- a CDS encoding O-antigen ligase family protein: MSLVFSFTNYIPLSVSICTAVVLFPLFALHYRTHHKIFLYTLLLTAYFFINTCLYYPQSFLDYDFYRRDGNFFITFAPLLTLPLFKINFDLKSAVKTFIIWISGVNLLFTLKFLALRHSEDYHFLFYAHNAAGGYLGLLSSLSIGYYLATKKRFYLLLSLLNLLSLWLTGSRGSVVGFACGLLVFWCFRRKIIPRFVVTSIVLAKVLMMVMVFYMATSFFAVGHEFYEPDPNALTHSGEGLNYLQDVVPRGGNIISRFFFLWPRALFLFIKSPIFGTGFGSYNDYPYIFHGTKYLAYFNTPMHPGMYNDGHAHESFLHILAETGLVGFFLFILVLKAMWSFIKKIPDPEVSFGLQIAFWFNVFSSMTEHRFFTPSQMIAFTIILGLAIAVYRKKQGQTLPAQENNR, encoded by the coding sequence TTGAGCCTCGTCTTCAGTTTTACCAATTATATTCCCTTAAGCGTCTCTATCTGTACTGCCGTTGTTCTCTTTCCCCTTTTCGCCCTTCATTATCGCACTCATCATAAAATTTTTCTGTATACCCTTCTCTTGACTGCCTATTTTTTTATAAATACTTGCCTTTATTACCCTCAATCTTTTCTCGATTACGATTTTTACAGGCGAGACGGTAATTTTTTCATTACATTTGCCCCTCTTCTAACACTCCCCCTTTTTAAGATTAATTTTGACCTTAAAAGCGCCGTTAAGACTTTTATTATTTGGATCTCGGGAGTTAATCTTCTCTTTACCCTTAAATTTTTGGCGCTTAGGCATTCGGAAGATTACCATTTTCTGTTTTATGCCCATAATGCCGCAGGAGGCTATCTAGGGCTCTTATCTTCTCTTTCAATCGGTTATTACCTTGCCACAAAAAAACGTTTTTATCTGCTTTTAAGCCTTTTAAACCTCTTGAGCCTTTGGCTCACAGGATCGCGAGGAAGCGTAGTAGGGTTTGCTTGCGGGTTACTTGTTTTCTGGTGTTTTCGAAGAAAAATAATCCCAAGGTTTGTCGTCACTTCCATAGTTCTGGCCAAAGTATTAATGATGGTGATGGTATTTTATATGGCAACCTCATTTTTTGCCGTTGGTCACGAGTTTTATGAGCCAGATCCCAATGCCCTGACTCATAGTGGTGAAGGACTCAATTACCTCCAGGATGTCGTGCCAAGGGGGGGAAATATCATCAGCAGGTTTTTCTTCTTATGGCCACGGGCTCTATTTCTGTTTATTAAGTCCCCAATATTTGGCACTGGCTTTGGAAGTTATAATGACTATCCTTATATTTTTCATGGCACCAAATATCTGGCCTACTTTAACACCCCAATGCATCCAGGCATGTATAATGACGGACACGCCCACGAATCGTTTCTCCATATCCTTGCAGAGACAGGCTTAGTGGGCTTCTTTCTCTTCATACTGGTCCTGAAAGCTATGTGGTCTTTTATCAAAAAAATTCCAGATCCTGAAGTTAGTTTTGGTTTACAAATTGCCTTTTGGTTCAATGTTTTCTCCTCTATGACAGAACACCGCTTTTTCACACCCAGTCAGATGATCGCCTTTACCATCATTTTGGGACTCGCCATAGCCGTCTACAGAAAGAAACAGGGGCAGACCCTTCCAGCTCAAGAGAATAATCGTTGA
- a CDS encoding glycosyltransferase family 4 protein, translating to MKVIFLNGRFLSHRVTGVQRFALEIVKALDRLLDLSDTDPLPSHVILLIPKNAKYKPSLKHITIKQVGFLTGHLWEQIELPLFSKNGVLLNLCNAAPLLKKKQIVTIHDAAVFAFPQNYSFLYRTWHSFLLKRLSLKAKLCTVSKFSRDELGAFCPVEKEKVSVLYEGHEHILSTPPDETVFQKFNLGNELFILVVGSTTLIKNLSSIIQSAEWLEHRRINIVAVGDRASEIYKKSGLESNQIRYIGYVSDSELRSLYSKAVCLLFPSFYEGFGLPPLEAMACGCPVIASDRASLPEICGDAVLYCDPDKPKEIIETIEKLLTDPTLRERLSKKGPERAKSFTWQASAKRIWEELWTL from the coding sequence TTGAAAGTCATCTTTTTGAATGGGCGTTTTTTGAGCCATCGCGTGACAGGAGTCCAACGCTTTGCCTTAGAAATTGTCAAGGCCTTGGATAGGCTCCTTGACCTCAGCGATACTGACCCCTTGCCTTCCCATGTAATCCTGTTGATTCCCAAGAATGCAAAGTACAAGCCCAGCTTGAAACATATTACCATCAAACAGGTGGGTTTCCTGACAGGTCACTTGTGGGAACAGATCGAACTGCCCCTGTTTTCAAAAAATGGCGTACTGCTCAATCTTTGCAATGCAGCCCCTTTACTCAAAAAGAAACAGATCGTCACCATCCATGATGCCGCCGTTTTTGCCTTTCCCCAGAATTATTCTTTTTTGTACAGAACGTGGCATTCCTTTCTTTTAAAAAGACTTTCTCTAAAAGCAAAATTGTGTACGGTCTCCAAGTTCTCCAGGGATGAACTTGGGGCATTCTGTCCTGTTGAAAAAGAGAAGGTGTCTGTTCTCTATGAAGGTCATGAACACATTTTATCAACACCACCCGATGAGACCGTGTTTCAAAAATTTAATCTTGGGAACGAACTATTTATACTCGTTGTAGGTAGTACAACGTTGATCAAAAACCTTTCCTCCATTATCCAATCTGCAGAATGGTTAGAGCATCGAAGGATTAATATCGTTGCTGTTGGAGATAGAGCTTCAGAAATTTATAAAAAAAGTGGTTTGGAATCAAATCAGATAAGGTATATTGGCTATGTGAGCGATTCGGAGTTAAGGTCTTTGTATTCAAAAGCAGTTTGTCTGCTTTTTCCCTCCTTTTATGAGGGATTCGGTCTGCCTCCTCTCGAGGCGATGGCTTGTGGTTGTCCCGTTATCGCTTCTGACAGGGCTTCTCTCCCTGAAATTTGTGGTGATGCCGTACTTTACTGTGATCCTGATAAACCAAAAGAGATTATAGAGACAATTGAAAAACTCTTGACGGATCCAACATTGCGAGAGAGGCTGTCAAAGAAGGGCCCTGAAAGGGCGAAAAGTTTTACCTGGCAGGCTTCAGCTAAAAGAATCTGGGAAGAACTGTGGACCCTTTAG
- the rfbC gene encoding dTDP-4-dehydrorhamnose 3,5-epimerase produces MKFIETPLKKAFVVEVEPAFDDRGFFARSWCHEEFSKHGLNADLVQCNISFNLKKGVLRGMHYQAKPHEEAKLVRCTQGGIYDVIIDLRPESSTYKKWFSVELTGENRKMLYIPEGFSHGFQTLTDNAEVFYQMSTLHHPESACGIRWNDPTFKVKWPTVNDLIISSKDQNYPDFK; encoded by the coding sequence GTGAAGTTCATAGAGACCCCTTTAAAAAAAGCCTTTGTGGTCGAGGTAGAACCTGCCTTTGATGACCGTGGTTTTTTTGCCCGATCTTGGTGTCATGAAGAATTTTCAAAACATGGCCTTAACGCAGATCTTGTTCAGTGCAACATTTCCTTTAACCTAAAAAAGGGAGTTCTTCGAGGGATGCATTATCAGGCGAAACCCCATGAGGAGGCAAAGCTTGTACGGTGTACCCAAGGAGGGATTTATGACGTTATCATTGATCTCAGGCCTGAATCATCAACTTATAAAAAGTGGTTCTCGGTTGAATTGACAGGCGAGAATAGAAAAATGCTCTACATCCCTGAAGGATTTTCCCATGGCTTCCAGACACTGACGGATAACGCGGAAGTTTTCTACCAAATGTCGACCCTTCATCACCCTGAATCAGCATGTGGCATTCGTTGGAACGATCCAACCTTTAAAGTTAAATGGCCGACGGTCAATGATTTAATAATATCATCCAAAGACCAAAACTATCCGGATTTCAAATGA
- a CDS encoding glycosyltransferase family 4 protein has protein sequence MKVAIVHDWLATWAGAEKVLEQILLLYPEADLFMLFNLLPPNQRAILGDRKVFTSFFQKIPFTRKFYRYYLPLMPFAVEQLDLTAYNLVLSSSHAIAKSVITTPDQLHISYVHSPMRYAWDLQSLYLNKTGLDRGLRGFFTRLLLHHMRLWDTQTANGVDHFIANSSFIARRIWKAYRRETTIIPPPVNVEDFSLQEEKEDFYLTASRLVPYKRVDLIVEAFSQMKDKKLIVIGEGPEEKKIRAKATENISLLGYQDFSSLRSHMQKAKAFIFAAKEDFGIAPVEAQACGTPVIAFGEGGAAETIRGMDDPLPTGIFFKEQTVESLRTAIQLFENKLKNITPRNCRENALRFSVDYFRSQYKKFVEDRWELFHSGQTSFKKPSFVA, from the coding sequence TTGAAAGTTGCCATCGTGCATGACTGGCTGGCCACATGGGCCGGCGCTGAGAAGGTCCTCGAACAGATCCTGCTTCTTTATCCAGAGGCCGATCTTTTTATGCTTTTTAACTTATTGCCCCCTAATCAAAGAGCTATTCTTGGTGATAGAAAAGTTTTTACTTCCTTTTTCCAAAAAATTCCTTTCACAAGGAAATTTTATCGCTACTACTTGCCCTTGATGCCGTTTGCTGTCGAACAACTCGACCTCACAGCCTATAATCTTGTACTCTCAAGCAGTCATGCCATTGCCAAGAGCGTTATCACAACACCCGATCAGCTTCATATTTCTTATGTCCACTCACCCATGCGCTATGCTTGGGATCTTCAATCTTTGTACCTCAACAAAACAGGTCTGGACCGGGGGCTTCGAGGTTTCTTCACACGACTTCTTCTACATCACATGCGTCTGTGGGATACGCAAACTGCTAATGGGGTTGATCATTTTATTGCCAATTCCTCCTTTATTGCCCGTCGGATCTGGAAGGCCTATCGCCGTGAAACAACTATCATCCCACCCCCGGTTAATGTTGAAGATTTTTCCCTTCAGGAAGAAAAAGAGGATTTCTATCTGACCGCCTCCCGTCTTGTTCCGTACAAAAGAGTTGATCTCATTGTCGAAGCTTTCTCCCAAATGAAAGATAAAAAACTCATTGTGATTGGGGAAGGACCTGAAGAGAAAAAGATCCGGGCAAAGGCCACGGAGAATATCAGTCTTCTGGGGTACCAGGACTTTTCAAGCCTTCGGTCCCATATGCAAAAGGCCAAGGCCTTTATTTTTGCCGCCAAGGAGGATTTTGGCATAGCACCCGTGGAGGCCCAGGCCTGTGGCACTCCTGTCATTGCCTTTGGAGAAGGAGGAGCCGCTGAAACGATTCGTGGGATGGATGATCCCCTCCCGACCGGAATTTTTTTTAAGGAGCAAACCGTCGAGTCACTTCGGACTGCTATTCAACTATTTGAAAACAAATTAAAAAATATCACCCCAAGAAATTGCCGTGAAAACGCCCTAAGATTTTCGGTTGATTATTTTCGGTCTCAATACAAAAAATTTGTTGAAGACAGGTGGGAATTGTTTCATAGTGGCCAGACCTCGTTCAAGAAGCCTTCTTTTGTCGCCTAG
- a CDS encoding NAD(P)/FAD-dependent oxidoreductase produces MTTVIIGAGIVGLHIARVLNEKGDEVYVLDQEKFLAEHTSGRNSGVIHSGVFYKTGSFKEKVCIEGNRLTYEWLEKLRVTYHPCGKWVVPEEGQENELEPFFEKIRQLPIPQPRLCSADEVKKEEPFLRRTRAILVPSTGVLDAAGYVKALAVYLKNKGVEIINPCKLLEVKDQSLQTTRGEIPFDLAINSAGLFADEIAEQAGLKGYEIRPCRGDYYAVSKNPVKRPVYHLPYKGAHGLGIHLTPTIDNQLLLGPNAFFIEGKTDYQHKTAPESFEKAVRYYLPEWDPPPLQPAYSGNRPKLFHYGEPLTEFTIVKEKTWVHLLGIESPGLTSAPALANEVLKRL; encoded by the coding sequence ATGACCACCGTTATTATCGGCGCCGGCATTGTCGGCCTACATATCGCACGCGTTCTAAACGAAAAAGGAGATGAAGTTTATGTCCTGGACCAGGAAAAATTCCTCGCGGAGCATACCAGTGGCCGAAATAGTGGTGTGATTCATTCCGGTGTCTTCTACAAAACAGGAAGTTTTAAAGAAAAAGTGTGCATTGAGGGAAACCGATTGACCTATGAGTGGCTCGAAAAACTACGAGTGACCTACCACCCTTGTGGTAAATGGGTCGTCCCGGAAGAGGGGCAGGAGAATGAGCTGGAGCCGTTCTTTGAGAAAATCCGTCAGCTGCCGATCCCTCAACCTCGGCTTTGCTCTGCCGACGAAGTCAAAAAGGAAGAACCGTTTCTCCGCAGGACACGGGCGATACTTGTCCCTTCAACGGGGGTCCTCGATGCCGCCGGCTATGTCAAAGCATTGGCCGTCTACCTTAAAAACAAGGGGGTCGAAATTATTAACCCTTGCAAACTCCTTGAGGTCAAAGATCAATCGCTCCAAACGACGCGGGGAGAGATCCCCTTTGATCTGGCGATCAACAGTGCCGGCCTTTTTGCAGACGAAATTGCGGAGCAGGCAGGACTGAAAGGGTACGAAATCCGCCCCTGCCGCGGTGACTATTATGCCGTGTCAAAAAATCCGGTCAAGAGGCCTGTCTATCACCTCCCTTACAAGGGGGCTCATGGTTTGGGAATCCACCTGACACCAACGATCGATAATCAACTGCTCCTTGGACCGAACGCCTTTTTCATTGAGGGAAAAACCGATTATCAACATAAAACCGCACCGGAGAGTTTTGAAAAGGCGGTCCGCTATTACCTGCCGGAGTGGGACCCCCCTCCCCTGCAACCCGCCTATTCTGGAAACCGTCCAAAGCTTTTCCATTACGGTGAACCATTGACCGAATTCACCATTGTAAAAGAAAAAACCTGGGTCCATTTATTAGGGATTGAATCTCCTGGCTTGACAAGCGCCCCTGCCCTTGCCAATGAGGTTTTGAAACGGCTCTGA
- a CDS encoding NAD(P)-dependent oxidoreductase, with the protein MASCLIIGGSGYIGTHLAKHLLSHNKFSHIYIADLKPSSLQGNPSITFFQLDVRQPIPKDLLPENPEWIFNLAAICREPGYEAHEYFETNLAGARHVCDYAEVIECNNIFFTSSMAIYGPTKGATEETAVPCPATPYGASKLAAEFIHEGWKRGKIGRRLLIVRPGVIYGPGDVGNILRMIRAIQKGYFAIPGSASVYKSYGYIYGLLESFTFMMEKKTDFAKYNYVEYPCEPIGYIVKKTKKFLGSSAPVLTVPMWVLVPLSHIVQCILGSKNPIHPVRVKKVGTSTHLVPKVLLDTGFRFNYNYLGSLEHWSRIAPEDFKLKT; encoded by the coding sequence ATGGCTAGCTGTCTGATCATCGGTGGTTCTGGTTATATTGGCACTCATTTGGCCAAACACCTGCTTTCTCATAACAAGTTTTCCCATATTTACATTGCCGATCTGAAACCATCGAGTCTTCAGGGGAATCCATCCATTACTTTTTTTCAACTGGATGTCCGTCAACCGATTCCAAAAGACCTGTTACCTGAGAATCCTGAGTGGATTTTCAATCTCGCCGCAATATGCCGTGAGCCGGGCTACGAAGCACACGAATATTTTGAGACTAATTTGGCAGGAGCCCGTCACGTTTGTGACTATGCGGAGGTCATTGAATGCAATAACATCTTTTTCACAAGTAGCATGGCCATTTACGGACCCACAAAGGGTGCCACAGAAGAAACCGCAGTCCCCTGCCCAGCCACCCCCTATGGGGCCTCAAAACTGGCCGCTGAATTCATCCATGAAGGATGGAAACGAGGCAAAATTGGACGCCGTCTCCTCATTGTACGCCCGGGGGTTATTTACGGGCCTGGGGACGTTGGAAATATCCTGAGAATGATTCGGGCGATTCAAAAGGGTTATTTTGCCATACCTGGCTCGGCCTCAGTTTACAAGTCCTACGGCTATATTTACGGGCTTTTGGAGAGTTTCACTTTCATGATGGAAAAGAAAACAGATTTTGCAAAATACAATTACGTAGAATACCCTTGTGAGCCCATCGGATACATTGTCAAGAAAACAAAAAAATTTCTTGGAAGTAGCGCCCCCGTTTTAACGGTACCGATGTGGGTTCTCGTACCGCTGTCCCACATAGTACAATGCATTCTGGGTTCCAAGAATCCGATTCATCCGGTAAGAGTCAAAAAAGTAGGAACTTCAACACACCTTGTCCCAAAAGTGCTCCTGGATACGGGATTTCGCTTTAACTATAATTATTTAGGCTCACTGGAACATTGGTCACGTATTGCACCCGAGGATTTCAAACTAAAAACATAA
- a CDS encoding cupin domain-containing protein yields the protein MMKTEKINKPWGHELIWAKTDRYVGKILFINKGHRLSFQYHEKKEETIRLNKGLMELEVESKGSTEGRQKIILKPGDTFHIPPYCKHRMSASEDCEVLEVSTPELDDVIRLEDDYKRS from the coding sequence CTGATGAAAACCGAAAAAATTAATAAGCCCTGGGGACATGAGTTGATTTGGGCTAAAACCGATCGATATGTCGGTAAGATCCTTTTCATTAACAAAGGGCATCGGCTCTCTTTTCAATATCACGAAAAGAAGGAAGAAACGATCCGACTCAATAAAGGCTTGATGGAATTAGAGGTTGAATCAAAAGGTTCAACCGAGGGTCGTCAAAAAATAATTCTCAAACCGGGAGATACCTTCCATATCCCTCCTTATTGCAAGCATCGAATGAGCGCCTCAGAAGATTGTGAGGTCCTTGAGGTATCGACGCCGGAGTTAGATGACGTGATCCGGCTTGAGGATGACTACAAAAGATCGTAA
- a CDS encoding glycosyltransferase family 2 protein — protein MDKVYILLVNWNGWADTLECLESVFRNTYKDYCVIVCDNGSRDGSLGQLKAWAEGRLDILPASPSLKRFSWPPVPKPIPYIEYNRQEAEKCGHSEEGISARLILIQSGEDLGFAGGTNIELRYILARNDFKHVWLLNNDTVIHPDALQHLLKEVSDSPPIGICGSTLLYYHTPNVIQALGGASFNKWFSLSHHIGAFKKFPVKLKKFRVLQKTDYVIGASMLVSRSFLLDAGLMNEDYFAYYEELDWMLNAKNKHEIGYAPESLVYHKEGISLGGTRRKRKDKSFLSDYFTVRSRFIFTMKFYPYCLPTVLFTTFVKLCVFALRRQWDRIQMTLKLTFKLFMGGRPLKHLPGLID, from the coding sequence ATGGATAAAGTCTATATATTGCTGGTTAACTGGAATGGTTGGGCTGATACCTTAGAGTGTTTGGAAAGTGTCTTCCGGAACACCTACAAGGACTACTGCGTGATTGTATGCGATAATGGGTCCCGCGACGGTTCTTTAGGGCAATTAAAGGCATGGGCTGAGGGTCGACTCGATATCCTCCCTGCCTCACCATCGCTCAAAAGATTTTCATGGCCACCCGTCCCTAAGCCTATTCCCTACATTGAATATAACCGTCAAGAAGCTGAAAAATGTGGGCACTCGGAGGAAGGAATCTCTGCCCGTTTAATCCTCATACAATCCGGAGAAGACTTAGGATTTGCCGGAGGGACAAATATTGAGCTTCGCTACATCCTGGCTCGTAATGACTTCAAACATGTCTGGTTACTTAACAATGATACCGTTATTCACCCGGATGCCCTGCAACACCTCTTAAAAGAAGTGAGTGACTCACCACCAATTGGAATATGCGGCTCAACACTTCTCTATTATCACACCCCGAATGTCATTCAAGCCTTGGGAGGGGCTAGTTTCAACAAGTGGTTCAGCCTTTCCCACCACATAGGAGCCTTTAAAAAATTTCCAGTAAAACTTAAAAAGTTTCGTGTTTTACAAAAAACAGACTACGTCATTGGGGCCTCAATGCTCGTTTCCAGATCTTTTCTCTTAGATGCCGGCCTGATGAACGAGGACTATTTCGCCTATTACGAAGAGCTTGATTGGATGCTCAATGCCAAAAACAAACATGAAATAGGATATGCCCCTGAAAGTCTTGTCTACCACAAGGAAGGGATTTCACTTGGAGGAACAAGGAGGAAGCGAAAAGACAAGAGCTTCCTGTCGGACTACTTCACGGTGAGAAGCCGCTTCATTTTCACTATGAAGTTTTATCCCTACTGCTTGCCCACCGTTTTATTCACGACTTTTGTCAAGCTTTGCGTCTTCGCCTTAAGAAGACAGTGGGATCGTATCCAAATGACTTTGAAACTGACCTTCAAACTTTTCATGGGGGGCCGCCCTTTGAAACATCTTCCCGGCCTCATTGACTAA
- a CDS encoding undecaprenyl-phosphate glucose phosphotransferase, with translation MRIFSNTLKHHGFLEATGQFFFDPTISILTLYFCAQYYSLTLFSTDLLVFFLVFLLVLAVFGRFDLYRSWRGAPLFNEAKRVIVAWLLVLSLVLFLGYMTGIAKYLARDVFVTWALITPLVLILGRLSIRIPLRHFRRKGKNLRHVVIVGAGRLGLKLLHHIRKAPESGMNVVGFFDDRWSKGLQELDGKPVLGSLDDILEFVRKEKPDRIYIALPLRAEQRVQELLAQLQDVSSSIYFVPDIFVFELLHTRVEDLNGIPLFALFGTPFSGIDDSLKRCLDLVLSSFILILIAPLLLVVTVLVKKTSTGPVLYKQTRYGLHGEEIKVFKFRTMVTCEDDASFIQAKKSDPRVTRVGSFLRKTSIDELPQFLNVLRGEMSIVGPRPHPVKLNEQYRHLVRGYMLRHKVKPGITGWAQINGWRGETETLEKMKKRVEYDLEYIRNWSLGLDLKIILLTIFKGFKGQNAY, from the coding sequence ATGCGTATTTTTTCAAACACTCTTAAACACCATGGTTTTTTGGAGGCCACGGGGCAGTTCTTCTTTGACCCGACCATTAGTATTCTAACTCTTTATTTTTGCGCCCAATATTATAGTCTCACTTTATTTTCAACGGATCTTCTTGTCTTTTTTCTTGTTTTTCTCCTTGTCCTTGCAGTCTTTGGCCGCTTTGATCTTTACCGTTCCTGGCGGGGGGCCCCCCTTTTTAATGAGGCCAAACGGGTTATCGTTGCCTGGTTGTTGGTCCTTTCACTGGTTCTCTTTTTGGGTTACATGACAGGTATTGCCAAGTACCTGGCACGAGACGTTTTCGTCACGTGGGCCTTGATCACACCTCTCGTTCTTATCCTTGGACGTCTGAGTATAAGAATCCCCCTTCGCCATTTCAGGCGAAAAGGGAAGAACCTGCGTCATGTTGTCATTGTGGGAGCTGGGAGGCTTGGATTAAAGCTGTTGCATCATATCAGGAAGGCCCCTGAATCCGGAATGAACGTCGTTGGTTTTTTTGATGATCGATGGTCAAAAGGACTGCAAGAGTTAGACGGGAAACCTGTTCTTGGTTCGCTGGATGACATTTTGGAATTCGTACGTAAAGAAAAACCTGATCGTATCTATATTGCCCTCCCGTTAAGAGCGGAGCAGCGTGTTCAGGAATTGTTGGCACAGTTGCAGGATGTTTCTTCGAGTATTTATTTTGTTCCTGATATTTTTGTCTTTGAACTTCTCCACACCCGCGTGGAAGATCTCAACGGAATCCCCCTCTTTGCCCTTTTTGGAACTCCCTTTAGCGGAATTGACGACTCCCTAAAAAGATGTCTGGATCTTGTTCTATCAAGTTTCATCCTTATTCTGATTGCTCCCCTCCTCCTCGTTGTTACCGTTCTTGTTAAAAAGACCTCAACAGGTCCGGTCCTCTACAAACAAACCCGTTATGGACTTCATGGAGAAGAAATCAAAGTTTTCAAATTCAGGACAATGGTTACTTGTGAAGATGATGCCAGTTTTATTCAAGCAAAAAAATCGGATCCTCGAGTCACGAGGGTGGGAAGTTTCCTGCGTAAGACCTCTATTGATGAATTACCCCAGTTTTTGAATGTACTGAGGGGGGAAATGTCCATTGTGGGTCCGAGACCTCACCCCGTTAAGCTCAACGAACAATACCGTCATCTTGTGCGAGGATATATGCTTCGCCATAAAGTAAAACCTGGCATCACAGGCTGGGCCCAGATCAACGGCTGGCGGGGGGAAACAGAAACTCTGGAGAAAATGAAAAAAAGAGTCGAGTATGATCTTGAATACATCCGCAACTGGTCGCTAGGCCTGGATCTCAAAATTATCCTCCTGACCATCTTCAAAGGATTTAAGGGGCAAAACGCCTACTGA
- a CDS encoding NAD(P)-dependent oxidoreductase: MKKVLLTGASGFIGKQVLPLLIANNYEVHAVASSTVPADKSVQWHKADLLNCHEIQDIIKTVSPSHLLHLAWYAKPGEYWTSSLNSSWVAASLHLLSSFIKNGGRRVVMAGTCAEYDWNYGSCSELTTARKPTSPYGVCKNALQEMLHSCTEGKISSAWGRIFFLYGPHENPNRLVSSMIKTLLQGEPAHCSDGNQMRDYLYVKDVAGAFVALLNSEVRGPVNIASGTPVSIKEIVNQIALKLDRSNLVKFGTRPLSRNEPPLLTADIGRLANEVRWKPKYDLESGLSETIDWWRTASSSKR, from the coding sequence ATAAAAAAAGTCCTCTTAACTGGAGCCTCAGGTTTTATTGGAAAACAGGTATTGCCCCTGCTCATTGCCAACAACTATGAGGTCCATGCCGTCGCCTCGTCAACTGTCCCTGCCGACAAATCGGTACAGTGGCACAAGGCCGACCTGCTAAACTGTCATGAAATTCAGGACATAATCAAAACGGTCAGTCCCTCCCATCTCCTTCACCTCGCTTGGTATGCCAAACCGGGCGAGTATTGGACCTCTAGCCTCAACTCCAGTTGGGTGGCGGCAAGCTTGCATCTGCTCTCTTCCTTTATTAAAAATGGAGGTCGGCGGGTGGTGATGGCCGGAACGTGCGCTGAATACGATTGGAACTATGGATCTTGTTCTGAATTGACAACAGCTCGAAAACCAACCTCCCCCTATGGGGTCTGCAAGAACGCCCTGCAAGAGATGCTCCATTCCTGCACGGAGGGAAAAATCAGCAGCGCCTGGGGCAGGATTTTTTTCCTCTACGGCCCACACGAGAACCCTAATCGACTCGTTTCGTCCATGATCAAGACACTCCTTCAAGGAGAACCGGCCCATTGTTCGGATGGCAATCAAATGAGAGATTATCTTTACGTCAAAGATGTCGCTGGCGCCTTTGTCGCTCTCTTGAACAGTGAAGTCAGAGGCCCGGTCAATATCGCTTCGGGGACACCTGTCAGCATAAAAGAAATTGTGAATCAAATAGCACTCAAACTGGATCGATCCAACCTCGTCAAATTTGGCACCCGCCCCTTGTCAAGAAATGAACCTCCTTTATTAACTGCCGACATTGGACGGTTGGCCAATGAGGTCCGATGGAAGCCAAAATACGATCTGGAGAGTGGCTTGTCAGAGACTATTGATTGGTGGCGAACTGCCTCATCATCTAAGAGATAA